A window of Aquitalea denitrificans contains these coding sequences:
- a CDS encoding NAD(P)-dependent oxidoreductase produces MSPSRFVTKASIMERIGFIGLGLMGLPMCRRLQAAGFPLTVWNRSTDKLEQARAAGMTTATTLPELAAASDILLLCIADAAAVTAVVTQLQPALRAGQLLIDLSSIDPDTTRRCAEQVRQQGASWVDAPVSGGVKGAEQGTLVIMTGGSAVDIQRASLPLQALSQRITRMGDVGSGQVTKICNQLIVAANAMLIAEAVALAENNGVDASLLAPALAGGFADSLPLQILAPRMAARQAEPVQWKVATLLKDLDNAGQLSRQSQSATPLAALASQLLRLHAAQGHAMADLSSVINLYQDQETKPC; encoded by the coding sequence ATTTCGCCATCCCGCTTTGTGACAAAGGCTAGCATCATGGAAAGAATCGGTTTTATCGGCCTGGGCCTGATGGGCCTGCCCATGTGCCGCCGGCTGCAGGCTGCCGGCTTCCCGCTCACTGTCTGGAACCGCTCGACTGACAAGCTGGAGCAGGCCCGCGCCGCAGGCATGACAACCGCCACCACACTGCCCGAACTGGCTGCTGCCAGCGACATCCTGCTGTTATGCATTGCCGATGCCGCCGCCGTCACCGCTGTTGTCACGCAGTTGCAGCCTGCCCTGCGCGCTGGCCAACTCCTCATCGATCTTTCCAGCATCGACCCTGACACCACCCGCCGCTGTGCAGAGCAGGTCAGGCAACAGGGTGCCAGCTGGGTGGATGCCCCGGTGTCCGGCGGCGTCAAGGGTGCGGAGCAAGGCACATTGGTGATCATGACCGGTGGCAGCGCGGTGGACATCCAGCGCGCCAGCCTGCCCTTGCAAGCCTTGTCGCAACGCATTACCCGCATGGGCGATGTCGGCAGCGGGCAGGTGACCAAAATCTGCAATCAACTGATTGTGGCCGCCAATGCCATGCTGATTGCCGAAGCGGTGGCACTGGCGGAAAACAATGGCGTGGATGCCAGCCTGCTGGCACCGGCGCTGGCTGGCGGCTTTGCCGATTCGCTGCCGCTGCAAATCCTGGCCCCGCGCATGGCGGCGCGTCAGGCCGAGCCGGTACAGTGGAAAGTGGCTACCTTGCTGAAGGATCTGGACAACGCCGGTCAGCTATCCAGACAAAGCCAGTCCGCCACGCCGCTGGCCGCGCTGGCCAGCCAGCTGCTGCGCCTGCATGCAGCACAAGGCCACGCGATGGCCGACCTTAGCAGCGTCATCAATCTGTATCAGGACCAGGAAACCAAACCATGTTGA
- a CDS encoding hydroxypyruvate isomerase family protein, whose protein sequence is MLKLSANLSMLFSHLPWPERFAAARAAGFAAVEIQFPYEHTVEQLQEWLSQHQLKLVLINAPAGDLMQGGTGLAGTPGKEAEFASGLQRCLHYATQLGVEAVNILPGRQAEGSRRTEALATLHANLHLAAGQLAQHGIRCTVEAINRHDMPGFLISTVDELQQLPDHPNLFWQIDLYHMARMEQPLASLLTEHWPRIGHLQFADYPGRGAPGSGSLDFASLFSQIKALPYAFWSGAEYRDNNGDMGWLAPLHAQQVGAALRD, encoded by the coding sequence ATGTTGAAACTTAGCGCCAACCTCAGCATGCTGTTCAGCCATCTGCCGTGGCCGGAGCGCTTTGCCGCCGCCCGCGCCGCCGGTTTTGCCGCAGTGGAAATCCAGTTTCCCTATGAACACACGGTGGAACAGCTGCAGGAATGGCTGAGTCAGCATCAGTTGAAGCTGGTACTGATCAACGCCCCGGCCGGGGACCTGATGCAAGGAGGCACAGGGCTGGCCGGCACTCCCGGCAAGGAGGCGGAATTTGCCAGCGGCCTGCAGCGATGCCTGCATTACGCCACGCAACTGGGCGTGGAGGCGGTAAACATCCTGCCCGGACGCCAGGCCGAAGGCAGCCGCCGCACAGAAGCCCTGGCCACGCTGCATGCCAATTTGCACCTGGCCGCCGGACAACTGGCGCAGCATGGAATCCGCTGCACAGTGGAGGCGATCAACCGCCATGACATGCCAGGTTTTCTGATCAGTACGGTAGATGAGTTGCAGCAACTACCCGATCACCCCAATCTTTTCTGGCAAATCGACCTTTACCATATGGCGCGCATGGAGCAACCGCTGGCGAGCCTGCTGACTGAACATTGGCCGCGCATTGGCCATTTGCAGTTTGCCGACTATCCCGGCCGTGGCGCTCCGGGCAGCGGCTCGCTGGACTTTGCCAGCTTGTTCAGTCAAATCAAGGCCCTGCCCTATGCCTTCTGGAGCGGCGCAGAATACCGTGACAATAACGGCGACATGGGCTGGCTGGCCCCGCTGCATGCCCAGCAGGTTGGTGCTGCACTGCGGGACTGA